From Oryctolagus cuniculus chromosome 17, mOryCun1.1, whole genome shotgun sequence, a single genomic window includes:
- the LOC103351619 gene encoding LOW QUALITY PROTEIN: C-C motif chemokine 16 (The sequence of the model RefSeq protein was modified relative to this genomic sequence to represent the inferred CDS: substituted 1 base at 1 genomic stop codon) has protein sequence MEVGSHGLPPCSPSSNVMIAKIPDGVDHPPHXCLKFHEKALPGKLVPGSRRALSRHLPVSYGVAADVCQHKNLEVCTNSEDTRAQEHLQDPWPPLLPARTPALVKTIGSERGQPQPQPLFH, from the exons ATGGAGGTAGGCAGCCATGGtctgcctccctgctccccatCATCCAATGTGATGATTGCAAAAATTCCTGACGGGGTAGACCATCCACCCCACTGATGCCTGAAGTTCCATGAGAAAGCATTGCCGGGGAAACTGGTGCCAGGATCCAGAAGGGCCCTCAGCCGCCACTTGCCAGTG AGCTATGGAGTAGCGGCTGACG TTTGTCAACATAAAAACCTGGAGGTCTGCACCAACTCTGAAGACACCCGGGCCCAAGAGCACCTCCAGGATCCCTGgccacctctgctgcctgccagaacCCCAGCCCTGGTTAAAACCATCGGATCAGAGAGgggacagccccagccccagcccctcttccaTTAG
- the CCL14 gene encoding C-C motif chemokine 14 produces MKVSVAAIPLLLLFITPIALGSRAELSPRGPYHPAECCFSYITRIVPRQRIIDYYETSSECSKPGIVFITKKGYSICANPRDDWVQDYIRDLEK; encoded by the exons ATGAAGGTCTCCGTGGCTGccatccccctcctcctcctcttcatcacCCCCATCGCCCTAGGATCCCGGGCTGAACTCTCCCCAC GAGGCCCCTACCACCCCGCCGAGTGCTGCTTCTCCTACATCACCCGCATTGTCCCCCGTCAGCGGATTATAGATTACTATGAGACCAGCAGCGAGTGCTCCAAGCCCGGAATTGT CTTCATCACCAAAAAGGGCTACTCAATCTGCGCCAACCCCCGGGATGACTGGGTCCAGGACTACATCAGGGACCTGGAGAAGTGA